The following coding sequences lie in one Alosa alosa isolate M-15738 ecotype Scorff River chromosome 21, AALO_Geno_1.1, whole genome shotgun sequence genomic window:
- the LOC125286063 gene encoding ATP-binding cassette sub-family C member 12-like isoform X4, translating to MVDTNSNHFLLFQCGMRWLYFRLSLMSSSVILAVALFVVLSPDTISPSLKGLALTYTIELTVLLFYMVTLSSEVEARFTSVERQMEYITGCVSEAPRLVKGVHIPERWPQQGSITFKDYSMRYRDNTPIVLNSLRFTVKPKEKLGIVGRTGSGKSSLGVALFRLSEPAGGTMLIDDVNTSSIGLQDLRSQLSVIPQDPVLFIGTVRYNLDPFDKYSDEEIWQAVEKTYMKHTISQLPEGLEAPVVENGENFSVGERQLLCMARALLRNSRIILLDEATASIDSETDSLVQQTIREAFRDCTVLTIAHRINTVLQSDRILVMDNGQVAELDPPEVLLQRPDSLFSSLLAAANQVNT from the exons ATGGTGGACACCAATTCGAACCACTTCCTGCTGTTTCAATGTGGCATGCGCTGGCTTTATTTCCGGTTGAGCTTAatgtcttcctcagtcatccTGGCGGTGGCGCTGTTCGTAGTGCTCAGCCCAGACACCATCAGCCCCTCCTTGAAGGGCCTGGCCCTCACCTATACTATAGAG CTCACTGTATTGCTGTTCTACATGGTGACGTTGTCTTCAGAAGTAGAGGCCAGATTTACCTCTGTTGAGAGGCAGATGGAGTACATCACG ggttgtGTATCGGAGGCTCCTCGACTTGTGAAGGGGGTTCACATTCCGGAACGTTGGCCCCAACAAGGTTCCATCACTTTCAAGGACTACAGCATGCGTTACCGAGACAACACACCCATCGTGCTCAATAGTCTACGCTTCACCGTCAAGCCCAAAGAGAAGCTCGGCATTGTGGGAAGGACTGGATCTG GTAAGTCGTCTCTGGGCGTGGCGTTGTTCCGCCTGTCTGAGCCAGCAGGGGGCACTATGTTGATAGACGATGTGAACACCAGTTCCATCGGCCTGCAGGACCTCAGGAGTCAGCTGTCCGTCATCCCACAGGACCCAGTGCTCTTCATAGGAACAGTCAG GTATAACCTGGACCCGTTTGATAAGTACAGTGATGAGGAGATCTGGCAGGCGGTGGAGAAGACCTACATGAAACACACG attTCACAGCTCCCTGAGGGTCTAGAGGCTCCAGTGGTGGAAAATGGAGAAAACTTCTCAGTGGGGGAGAGACAGCTGCTGTGTATGGCCAGAGCACTGCTGAGGAACTCTAga ATCATCTTGCTGGATGAGGCCACGGCCTCTATTGACTCGGAGACGGACTCTCTGGTGCAGCAGACCATCCGGGAGGCCTTCAGGGACTGTACCGTCCTCACCATCGCCCACCGCATCAACACAGTCTTACAAAGTGACCGCATCCTCGTCATGGACAAtggacag GTGGCAGAACTGGATCCTCCAGAGGTTCTGTTGCAGCGGCCAGActctctgttctcctccctACTGGCAGCAGCCAACCAGGTCAACACGTga
- the LOC125286063 gene encoding ATP-binding cassette sub-family C member 12-like isoform X3, with product MVYGLSVVAMIMFSLIKGYSFTKVTVHASSKLHDTMFHKILFSPMSFFDTTPTGRMVNRFSKDQDELDTALPINMDSLLQCYLMITFTLIIISAAFSYMLTVLAVLGPVFALIFYMSQQSIRKLKRLENVSRSPWISLTTSVIQGLSTIHAYDKREQYIEQFEHMVDTNSNHFLLFQCGMRWLYFRLSLMSSSVILAVALFVVLSPDTISPSLKGLALTYTIELTVLLFYMVTLSSEVEARFTSVERQMEYITGCVSEAPRLVKGVHIPERWPQQGSITFKDYSMRYRDNTPIVLNSLRFTVKPKEKLGIVGRTGSGKSSLGVALFRLSEPAGGTMLIDDVNTSSIGLQDLRSQLSVIPQDPVLFIGTVRYNLDPFDKYSDEEIWQAVEKTYMKHTISQLPEGLEAPVVENGENFSVGERQLLCMARALLRNSRIILLDEATASIDSETDSLVQQTIREAFRDCTVLTIAHRINTVLQSDRILVMDNGQVAELDPPEVLLQRPDSLFSSLLAAANQVNT from the exons ATGGTCTACGGCCTCTCTGTGGTTGCCATGATAATGTTCAGCCTCATCAAAGGCTACTCCTTCACCAAGGTGACGGTACACGCTTCCTCCAAACTCCACGACACCATGTTCCAcaag ATCCTGTTCAGTCCGATGAGCTTCTTTGACACGACGCCCACAGGCCGCATGGTGAACCGGTTCTCCAAGGACCAGGATGAGCTGGACACGGCCCTGCCTATCAACATGGACAGCTTGCTGCAGTGCTACCTCATGATCACCTTCACCCTCATCATCATCTCTGCTGCGTTCTCCTACATGCTCACGGTCCTGGCTGTCCTTGGACCAGTCTTCGCTCTCATCTTCTA tatgTCCCAGCAGAGCATCCGTAAGCTGAAGCGTTTGGAGAACGTGAGCCGGTCACCATGGATCTCTCTCACTACCTCAGTCATCCAAGGCCTCAGTACTATACACGCCTACGACAAGAGAGAGCAGTACATCGAGCA aTTTGAACACATGGTGGACACCAATTCGAACCACTTCCTGCTGTTTCAATGTGGCATGCGCTGGCTTTATTTCCGGTTGAGCTTAatgtcttcctcagtcatccTGGCGGTGGCGCTGTTCGTAGTGCTCAGCCCAGACACCATCAGCCCCTCCTTGAAGGGCCTGGCCCTCACCTATACTATAGAG CTCACTGTATTGCTGTTCTACATGGTGACGTTGTCTTCAGAAGTAGAGGCCAGATTTACCTCTGTTGAGAGGCAGATGGAGTACATCACG ggttgtGTATCGGAGGCTCCTCGACTTGTGAAGGGGGTTCACATTCCGGAACGTTGGCCCCAACAAGGTTCCATCACTTTCAAGGACTACAGCATGCGTTACCGAGACAACACACCCATCGTGCTCAATAGTCTACGCTTCACCGTCAAGCCCAAAGAGAAGCTCGGCATTGTGGGAAGGACTGGATCTG GTAAGTCGTCTCTGGGCGTGGCGTTGTTCCGCCTGTCTGAGCCAGCAGGGGGCACTATGTTGATAGACGATGTGAACACCAGTTCCATCGGCCTGCAGGACCTCAGGAGTCAGCTGTCCGTCATCCCACAGGACCCAGTGCTCTTCATAGGAACAGTCAG GTATAACCTGGACCCGTTTGATAAGTACAGTGATGAGGAGATCTGGCAGGCGGTGGAGAAGACCTACATGAAACACACG attTCACAGCTCCCTGAGGGTCTAGAGGCTCCAGTGGTGGAAAATGGAGAAAACTTCTCAGTGGGGGAGAGACAGCTGCTGTGTATGGCCAGAGCACTGCTGAGGAACTCTAga ATCATCTTGCTGGATGAGGCCACGGCCTCTATTGACTCGGAGACGGACTCTCTGGTGCAGCAGACCATCCGGGAGGCCTTCAGGGACTGTACCGTCCTCACCATCGCCCACCGCATCAACACAGTCTTACAAAGTGACCGCATCCTCGTCATGGACAAtggacag GTGGCAGAACTGGATCCTCCAGAGGTTCTGTTGCAGCGGCCAGActctctgttctcctccctACTGGCAGCAGCCAACCAGGTCAACACGTga